In a genomic window of Flavobacteriales bacterium:
- the rplL gene encoding 50S ribosomal protein L7/L12 — protein sequence MADIKSLGDQLVNLTVKEVNELATYLKDEYKIEPAAAAVAVAAGPAAGGGAAAEEKTSFDVILKAGGANKLAVVKLVKELTGLGLKEAKDLVDGAPKPLKEGVSKADAESLKQQLTEAGAEVEVK from the coding sequence ATGGCAGACATCAAATCACTTGGCGACCAGCTCGTCAACCTCACCGTGAAAGAGGTGAACGAACTCGCCACTTACCTGAAGGACGAGTACAAGATCGAACCGGCTGCTGCAGCCGTAGCCGTGGCTGCTGGCCCCGCCGCTGGCGGTGGCGCTGCTGCTGAAGAGAAGACCAGCTTCGACGTGATCCTCAAGGCCGGCGGAGCTAACAAGCTCGCCGTGGTGAAGCTCGTGAAGGAGCTCACCGGCCTGGGCCTGAAAGAGGCCAAGGACCTGGTGGACGGCGCTCCCAAGCCGCTGAAGGAAGGCGTGTCCAAGGCGGACGCCGAGAGCCTGAAGCAGCAACTCACGGAAGCCGGCGCCGAAGTTGAGGTTAAGTAA
- the rpoB gene encoding DNA-directed RNA polymerase subunit beta: protein MAQAKTTKKGKRIDFGSSKFGIDYPDFLEIQLKSFEEFFQIDTLPEHREQEGLFKVFSENFPITDTRNQFVLEFLDYFIDPPRYAIDECIERGLTYSVPLKAKLKLYCTDPEHEDFETIVQDVYLGQIPYMTPRGSFVVNGAERVVVSQLHRSPGVFFGQSRHANGTKLYSARVIPFKGSWIEFATDINGVMYAYIDRKKKLPVTTLLRAIGFESDKQILEIFGLADEIKVTKAAMKEAVGRKLAARVLKSWVEDFVDEDTGEVVSIERNEVLIDRETVIEEHHVDQIVESGAKTVILHKLGINAADYALIYNTLQKDTSNSEKEAVEVIYRQLRNAEPPDLETARGVIDKLFFSEQRYDLGEVGRYRINKKLGLQSELSVRVLTKEDIIFIIKYLIELVNSKADVDDIDHLSNRRVRTVGEQLHAQFGVGLARMARTIRERMNVRDNEVFTPTDLINAKTLSSVINSFFGTNQLSQFMDQTNPLSEITHKRRMSALGPGGLSRERAGFEVRDVHYTHYGRLCTIETPEGPNIGLISSLCVYSKINNLGFIETPYRSVKDGRVDMKGDVTYLSAEEEDNLMIAQANAVINEKGEFETKRVKARLMGDFPVVEPKELHLMDVGPNQIASIAASLIPFLEHNDANRALMGSNMMRQAVPLLLPEAPIVGTGLEELVARDSRVLITAEGEGTVKHVDSDRIVVEYKRSDEDRIVSFDGDEKEYRLTKFRKTNQSTCMNLRPTVRKGEKVTKGQPLCEGYGTQDGELAIGRNLQVAFMPWKGYNFEDAIVISERVASEDIFTSIHIDEYIMEVRDTKRGLEELTSDIPNVSEEATKDLDENGLIRIGAEIKEGDILIGKITPKGETDPSPEEKLLRAIFGDKAGDVKDASMKSPPGAKGIVIDKRLFSRAVKDKKAKGNEKGILEQIDKDEEKELGSLKNLLVEKLMQLVGNETSNGVFNKYKEEQVKKGTKYGPKVLAGIDFITVDPTDWVADKRKSELVRQLIHNYTIRYSDISGAFKRKKFTVSIGDELPAGIVKLAKVYVAAKRKLTVGDKMAGRHGNKGIVAKIVRDADMPFLEDGTPVDIVLNPLGVPSRMNLGQIYETVLGWAGKKLGRKYATPIFDGATIDQINAETDEAGIPRSGKAYLTDGGTGMRFDQPATVGVIYMIKLAHMVDDKMHARSIGPYSLITQQPLGGKAQFGGQRFGEMEVWALEAFGAANILQEILTVKSDDVMGRAKAYEAIVKGEPLPTPGIPESFNVLLHELRGLALNVSLE, encoded by the coding sequence ATGGCCCAGGCGAAGACCACCAAGAAAGGCAAGCGCATCGACTTCGGCTCCAGCAAGTTCGGCATCGACTATCCCGACTTCCTGGAGATCCAGCTCAAGAGCTTCGAGGAATTCTTCCAGATCGATACGCTCCCGGAGCATCGCGAACAGGAAGGCCTCTTCAAGGTATTCAGCGAGAACTTCCCGATCACGGACACGCGCAACCAGTTCGTGCTCGAGTTCCTCGACTATTTCATCGACCCCCCCCGCTACGCCATCGACGAGTGCATCGAGCGCGGCCTTACCTATAGCGTGCCGCTGAAGGCCAAGCTGAAACTCTACTGCACCGATCCCGAGCACGAGGATTTCGAGACCATCGTGCAGGACGTGTACCTGGGCCAGATCCCTTACATGACCCCGCGCGGCAGCTTCGTGGTGAACGGGGCTGAGCGCGTGGTGGTGAGCCAGCTGCACCGCAGCCCCGGCGTGTTCTTCGGCCAGAGCCGCCACGCCAACGGTACCAAGCTGTACAGCGCCCGCGTGATCCCGTTCAAAGGCTCGTGGATCGAGTTCGCGACCGACATCAATGGCGTCATGTACGCCTACATCGACCGGAAGAAGAAACTGCCGGTCACCACCTTGCTCCGCGCCATCGGATTCGAGAGCGATAAGCAGATCCTGGAGATCTTCGGCCTGGCCGACGAGATCAAGGTCACCAAGGCGGCCATGAAAGAGGCCGTGGGCCGCAAGCTCGCTGCACGCGTGCTCAAGAGCTGGGTGGAGGACTTCGTGGATGAGGACACGGGTGAAGTGGTGAGCATCGAGCGGAATGAGGTGCTGATCGACCGCGAGACCGTGATCGAAGAGCACCACGTGGACCAGATCGTGGAGAGCGGTGCCAAGACCGTGATCCTGCACAAGCTGGGCATCAATGCGGCCGACTACGCGCTCATCTACAACACCCTGCAGAAGGATACCTCGAACTCCGAGAAGGAAGCCGTCGAGGTGATCTACCGCCAATTGCGCAATGCCGAGCCACCCGACCTGGAAACGGCCCGGGGCGTGATCGACAAGCTCTTCTTCAGCGAGCAGCGCTATGACCTTGGCGAGGTGGGCCGCTACCGCATCAACAAGAAGCTGGGCCTGCAAAGCGAGCTCAGCGTGCGCGTGCTCACCAAGGAGGACATCATCTTCATCATCAAGTACCTGATCGAGCTGGTGAACTCAAAGGCCGATGTGGACGACATCGACCACTTGAGCAACCGCCGGGTGCGCACCGTGGGCGAGCAGTTGCACGCGCAGTTCGGCGTGGGCCTGGCCCGCATGGCCCGCACCATCCGCGAGCGCATGAACGTGCGCGACAATGAGGTGTTCACGCCTACCGACCTGATCAACGCCAAGACCCTGAGCTCCGTGATCAATTCGTTCTTCGGAACGAACCAGCTGAGCCAGTTCATGGACCAGACCAACCCGCTCAGCGAAATCACCCACAAGCGCCGCATGTCGGCGCTTGGACCCGGTGGCCTGAGCCGTGAGCGCGCCGGCTTCGAAGTGCGAGACGTGCATTACACGCACTATGGCCGCCTCTGCACCATCGAGACGCCTGAAGGACCGAACATCGGACTGATCAGCTCGCTCTGCGTCTACAGCAAGATCAATAACCTCGGCTTCATCGAGACCCCTTACCGTTCCGTGAAGGATGGCCGCGTTGACATGAAGGGCGACGTGACCTACCTGAGCGCGGAAGAAGAGGACAACCTCATGATCGCCCAGGCCAATGCCGTGATCAACGAAAAGGGCGAGTTCGAGACCAAGCGCGTGAAAGCACGCCTCATGGGCGACTTCCCCGTGGTTGAGCCCAAGGAGCTGCATCTCATGGATGTGGGCCCCAACCAGATCGCCTCCATCGCCGCATCGCTCATCCCATTCCTGGAGCACAATGACGCCAACCGCGCGCTGATGGGCTCTAACATGATGCGCCAAGCCGTGCCGTTGCTGTTGCCCGAGGCGCCCATCGTGGGCACCGGGCTTGAGGAGCTCGTTGCGCGCGACAGCCGCGTGCTGATCACCGCCGAAGGTGAAGGAACCGTGAAGCATGTGGACAGCGACCGCATCGTGGTGGAATACAAGCGCAGCGACGAGGACCGCATCGTGAGCTTCGATGGCGACGAGAAGGAGTACCGCCTCACCAAGTTCCGCAAGACCAACCAGAGCACCTGCATGAACCTGCGCCCCACGGTGCGCAAAGGCGAAAAGGTGACCAAGGGACAGCCGCTCTGCGAAGGTTATGGCACCCAGGACGGGGAATTGGCCATCGGCCGCAACCTGCAGGTGGCCTTCATGCCTTGGAAGGGCTACAACTTCGAGGACGCGATCGTGATCAGTGAGCGCGTAGCCTCCGAGGACATCTTCACCTCCATCCACATCGATGAGTACATCATGGAGGTGCGCGACACCAAGCGCGGCCTTGAGGAGCTCACCAGCGACATCCCCAACGTTTCAGAAGAGGCCACCAAGGACCTCGATGAGAACGGCCTGATCCGCATCGGTGCCGAGATCAAGGAGGGCGACATCCTCATCGGCAAGATCACGCCCAAGGGCGAGACCGACCCCAGCCCTGAGGAGAAACTGCTCCGGGCCATCTTCGGCGATAAGGCCGGCGATGTGAAGGATGCCAGCATGAAATCGCCACCCGGCGCCAAGGGCATCGTCATCGACAAGCGCCTGTTCAGCCGGGCAGTGAAGGACAAGAAGGCCAAGGGCAATGAGAAGGGCATCCTCGAGCAGATCGATAAGGATGAGGAGAAGGAGCTCGGCAGCCTGAAGAACCTGCTCGTGGAGAAGCTCATGCAGCTCGTGGGCAACGAGACCAGCAACGGCGTCTTCAACAAGTACAAGGAAGAGCAGGTGAAGAAGGGCACCAAGTACGGCCCGAAGGTGCTAGCGGGCATCGACTTCATCACCGTTGACCCCACGGACTGGGTGGCAGACAAGCGCAAGAGCGAGCTCGTGCGCCAGCTCATCCACAACTACACCATCCGTTACAGCGACATCAGCGGCGCCTTCAAGCGCAAGAAGTTCACCGTGAGCATCGGCGACGAGTTGCCTGCAGGCATCGTTAAGCTGGCCAAGGTGTACGTGGCTGCCAAGCGCAAGCTCACCGTGGGTGATAAGATGGCCGGCCGCCACGGGAACAAAGGCATCGTGGCCAAGATCGTCCGCGACGCTGACATGCCCTTCCTCGAAGATGGCACTCCGGTCGATATCGTGCTGAACCCGCTGGGCGTGCCGAGCCGCATGAACCTGGGGCAGATCTACGAGACCGTGCTGGGCTGGGCCGGCAAGAAGCTGGGCCGCAAGTACGCCACGCCGATCTTCGATGGCGCCACCATCGATCAGATCAATGCAGAGACGGACGAGGCCGGCATTCCGCGCAGCGGCAAAGCCTACCTCACCGATGGCGGCACCGGCATGCGCTTCGATCAACCTGCCACGGTGGGCGTGATCTACATGATCAAGCTCGCGCACATGGTCGATGACAAGATGCACGCACGGTCAATCGGCCCCTACAGCCTCATCACGCAGCAGCCGTTGGGCGGTAAGGCCCAGTTCGGTGGCCAGCGCTTCGGTGAAATGGAAGTGTGGGCGCTCGAGGCCTTCGGCGCCGCCAACATCCTGCAGGAGATCCTCACCGTGAAGAGCGATGACGTCATGGGCCGCGCCAAGGCCTACGAAGCCATCGTGAAAGGCGAGCCCCTGCCCACACCGGGCATCCCGGAGTCGTTCAACGTGCTGCTCCACGAGCTCCGTGGCCTGGCCTTGAACGTGTCACTCGAGTGA
- a CDS encoding 50S ribosomal protein L10, translated as MATRIQKDEAIAELVTEIKATNVLYLTDASALNAETTSQLRRACHTQGIRMKVVKNTLLQKAMERIEDKDYSALFPTLAGQTAVMFAEKGNTPAKLIQEFRKKNPGAKDSVPKPQLKSAWIDEAVFIGDDQVAMLAKLKGKDELIGDIIALLQSPIKNVIGGLQGSGGQKIAGLVKALEERAQA; from the coding sequence ATGGCAACCCGCATCCAGAAAGACGAGGCCATCGCTGAGCTCGTGACCGAGATCAAGGCCACCAATGTGCTCTACCTGACCGACGCCAGCGCCCTGAACGCTGAGACCACCAGCCAATTGCGACGAGCCTGCCATACGCAGGGCATCCGCATGAAGGTGGTGAAGAACACCCTTCTTCAGAAGGCGATGGAGCGCATCGAGGACAAGGACTACAGCGCATTGTTCCCCACCCTGGCCGGACAGACCGCTGTGATGTTCGCCGAGAAAGGCAACACGCCCGCCAAGCTGATCCAGGAATTCCGGAAGAAGAACCCCGGAGCGAAGGACTCGGTGCCCAAGCCTCAGCTCAAGAGCGCATGGATCGATGAAGCCGTCTTCATTGGCGACGATCAGGTGGCCATGCTGGCCAAGCTCAAGGGCAAGGATGAGCTCATCGGAGACATCATCGCTCTGCTCCAGAGCCCGATCAAGAATGTCATCGGCGGCCTGCAGGGCAGCGGTGGCCAGAAGATCGCCGGCTTGGTGAAGGCACTCGAAGAGCGCGCCCAGGCATAA